Genomic segment of uncultured Desulfobacter sp.:
CCGATGTAGAAGGCGCCATACATGTTGCCGAAAAAATTCGTCAGACCATAGAAAAAATTGAATTTTTGTACAAAGAAGACACGGTTCGGGTTACGGTAAGCATCGGCGTTTCCTGTGTTAAAGAAGGCGATACCTCGCCCACGGATCTGTTTGAACGGGCGGATATGGCGGTATACAAGGCAAAAGAAAATGGTCGAAATCAGGTTATGGCACAGTAGAAAAAAATGAATTTGGAGTAATAGATGGACAACAATACCCTGGAGATTTCCTCCGACGTGCGGGCCAAGGCCCTTCAAACCATGAACGAGGAGAGCAGGGAAACCCTGGCAAGACGACGGTTTTCTCCTGAAAAAATAGATATTTTCAATGGATCACACACATCTCTTGAGGCCTTGAATGAATACCGTTTTTTAAAAGATACCGAGGCGGAACGCATGCTGCCCGGAATTATCAATAATCCGGTTCAGCAGTTGATTACAGACTCTGATCCCGATGAAAAAGCAAAGGAAAAATTTTTAAAGCCGCGCAACATTGGTGTGGTTTTTTCCGGTGGTCCGGCCCCGGGCGGGCACAATGTCATTGCAGGCCTTTTTGATGAAATGAAACGGTTTAACAGCCAGTCCAAGATGTTCGGGTTCATTAAAGGGCCCGAAGGGCTGCTTGAAAACCGGTACATAGAGATCACCGATGAACTGGTGGACACCCACCGGAATATGGGCGGGTTTGGTATGATCAGAACCGGCCGGACTAAAATTGATTCGGGCAGCAAAATGGAATTGGCCCTGACGGTATGCAAGGCTTTGAAGCTGGATGCGCTGGTGATCATCGGCGGGGATGATTCCAATACCAATGCCGCCTTTTTGGCCCAGCATTTTAAATCTTCAGGAATAAAAGTCATTGGCGTACCCAAAACCATTGACGGAGATATCCAGGTAAAAACCGAAGACGGCAAGGTGTTGTGCGCCACCTCCTTTGGATTTCATTCTGCGGCCCGGGCCTTTGCCCAAAATATTGCCAATCTGGCCAACGACAGCAGTTCAGATATCAAATACTGGCATGTATGCAAGGTCATGGGCAGGGTGGCAAGCCATCTGACCCTGGAAACAGCGCTTCAGACCCATGTAAATATCGCCCTGATCGGTGAGGAGTTGGCCGACTATGTGGACCAGGAACGCTTGTCCAAAGCCCTGGAACAAGGCGGGCAGATGGATTATAACGCCTTTGGGATTACCCTGCGCCATCTGTCCCGGGTGATATGTGATATTATTGTACGGCGGGCTGCGTTCGGCAAAAATTACGGCCTGATGATCATCCCCGAGGGCATTCTGGAATTCATCAATGAAATTCAGGTGTTCATCACAAAACTCAATAAAATTATTGCCGATTACAATAGAATTCATGACCTGGATTTTCACAGGACACTTCCTTCCCTGAACGAAAAGCTTGATTATCTGCGCAGGATCTCCCAGGGTATGATGGGCAAAGGCAAAGATCGGTTTCCCATTTGGAATGTCCGGGATGATGAGTTGTTTAACCAGTTGCCCGGATTCTTCAGGGAAGGACTTTTGGTGGAACGGGACCTTCACGGCAATTTTCAATTCTCCCAGGTCAAAACCGAAAAGATTATCATGGACATGGTTAAGGAGTACCTGGGCGTGCTGCGGGAGCAGGGGCGTTACAAAGTGGGAATTCTTCGGAATGATTATGTGTCGCTGATGACAGATGCGGGCATGGACCCGGAGCTGTTTGCACCGGCATTGTTCAAAAATCCCAAGGATGAATACGTGCTGGTCAAACCGGATATCATCTCCCTGAAAACCCTGAAGCTTGCCCTGGTTAATGCGGGCATGCTGGATGACGAAGAAGAGACCCCGTCGGTGCTGATTAATATATTTAAAAAGTCCCAGGCGGATTTTAACCTCCAGACCCATTTTTACGGATATGACGGCCGGGGCACCGACCCCACCTATTTTGACTGCTGTTATGCTTACAATTTAGGGCTGACGGCTTTTCATCTGATTGCAGGCGGTGCCACAGGGCAGATGGCGGCCATCATCAACCTTGAAAAAGAATTTGATCAGTGGCAGCCGGCAGGCATTCCCATTGCCCGGCTCATGCACCTTGAGGAGCGCAAAGGACGTTTGGAGCTGGTCATGGAAAAAAGTATTGTTGACCTGGAATCCAATGCCTTTAAAGCGTTCAAGGCGATCCGGCAAGACTGGGTGGCGGCCTGTGCTTGCCCCGACCGGTTCAGGAATCCGGGGGCCATCGGATTTTCCAAAGAGATGGAAGAGGACCGGCCTTTAACGCTTCGGCTCAACGCTCTGCAATCATAAGGCTTTTCACGAATATAGACTATAGACCGGGCACAGCAGTGCCCGGTCGTTTTGACCTGCTCTCCTCATAACACTGCCTTATTCCACCCCGAACAGGGCAAGACTTGGCAGGCAAATTTTTACAAGTGTGCAGATTATACTTCCCACCCCATTGGCTGATCTGGGCGCCGGTGGACTTCCCAACCCCGGACTTTCACCAACCCCAGGCCTTTGGTGCTCTCTGCTTCCAGTGAAATAAGGAAAAGGCTTTTTTCCAGCAGTTTTAAAAAATATATAAGAAAGGCAAATAAAATAGAGGTGGTCGTTGTCTATTCTGTGGTGTGTGTAACCCTTACCAATAAAAGTGTCGACTTTTTTGTTATTGAGTATGACCCTCAGATAGGCTCGAGCGAGCCTGTATACCATCATTGTGGGCATTAAGTGCTGCTCTTCCGTATTGATTACATCAATTACCGACCAGCCAGTAAAATCGATATGGGGGAAGTACCAGTTGCTCCTTGAACAAGGTAGGAGTATTTCCGGAGTATAGGTCTCTTATGTGTTCACCTATCTGGAATCCCTGAGTTTCAAGTTCAACCAGGTTCAGGTACTGAGGATGTGCGTCAAAATTTCCTACAACAAGAACACTCTTTCTGGTTTTGATGTTAAAACGAATATAGGCCAGCAGTTGGGGATTACTGATCTCCAGCAGTTTCCGGTTGTTAAAATCTGAAAATTCAGAAACCCTTTTGCGAACGGCGATCATCTTTTTTAATGCGTTAAATATCTTATATTCAACCGTTCCAGCCTGTTTGCGACGCATGGCTTGTTCCCAGTCGATTCTAGGTCGGTGCGCCCACCGGCTGTCATTGGCTTTACTGACGTCTTCAATATATGAATAGTCGTTAATTGTGCCGATCTCGTCCCCGTAATAGATAAGTGGAATTCCGCCAAAAGAGAAAATAATACTATGCAGCAGAAGAATGTGCTGAATAATGATGTCAATTTTTTCCTGATCATTCTCTTCCAGGGCTTTCTCCAACCCAATTAATGAAGTTAATGTTCCTGAAATA
This window contains:
- a CDS encoding carbohydrate-binding family 9-like protein, whose protein sequence is MCRLYFPPHWLIWAPVDFPTPDFHQPQAFGALCFQ
- a CDS encoding 6-phosphofructokinase, which codes for MDNNTLEISSDVRAKALQTMNEESRETLARRRFSPEKIDIFNGSHTSLEALNEYRFLKDTEAERMLPGIINNPVQQLITDSDPDEKAKEKFLKPRNIGVVFSGGPAPGGHNVIAGLFDEMKRFNSQSKMFGFIKGPEGLLENRYIEITDELVDTHRNMGGFGMIRTGRTKIDSGSKMELALTVCKALKLDALVIIGGDDSNTNAAFLAQHFKSSGIKVIGVPKTIDGDIQVKTEDGKVLCATSFGFHSAARAFAQNIANLANDSSSDIKYWHVCKVMGRVASHLTLETALQTHVNIALIGEELADYVDQERLSKALEQGGQMDYNAFGITLRHLSRVICDIIVRRAAFGKNYGLMIIPEGILEFINEIQVFITKLNKIIADYNRIHDLDFHRTLPSLNEKLDYLRRISQGMMGKGKDRFPIWNVRDDELFNQLPGFFREGLLVERDLHGNFQFSQVKTEKIIMDMVKEYLGVLREQGRYKVGILRNDYVSLMTDAGMDPELFAPALFKNPKDEYVLVKPDIISLKTLKLALVNAGMLDDEEETPSVLINIFKKSQADFNLQTHFYGYDGRGTDPTYFDCCYAYNLGLTAFHLIAGGATGQMAAIINLEKEFDQWQPAGIPIARLMHLEERKGRLELVMEKSIVDLESNAFKAFKAIRQDWVAACACPDRFRNPGAIGFSKEMEEDRPLTLRLNALQS